A window from Chitinophaga filiformis encodes these proteins:
- a CDS encoding DUF1501 domain-containing protein — protein MKRRDFLKYSAPATVLPTFINGFSVKAFGASSLLNALQKSAEDNDHVLVMIQMIGGNDGLNMIVPLDVYADYQNARKNIAIPEGSVLPLANNIKTGFHPAMTGLQELYDNGKVCVIQSVGYPSPDYSHFRAMDIWMSGSDQNQILETGWAGRYLETQFPGFPDAYEGAEPLAIQIGSLTSPVFQGNDANMAVAISSSTDFYNLIEDINDPVPNTHAGVELEYVRLIAKQSNKFADAIKKAAANVTSQSPYPDNRLAEQLKIVARLVAGGLKTRLYMVTHAFFDTHANQTQSGDTTKGDHANLLGQLSDSIKAFMDDLTKLKASRRVVGMTFSEFGRRIKSNGSMGTDHGAAAPMIVFGDYVLQGVLGSSPDIPTETNVADNMPMQYDFRSVYASLLEQWFCVDNATLQTILFKDYQRLPIVSGIACGTLTNIDDVNNGSNNLITNYPNPFVSTTTLKYKTRGGHTMVQVFDTMGRLVATPVNKIQPAGEYSITFDSGNLASGIFYARLQNGVYQHVRSMLKVKY, from the coding sequence ATGAAACGCAGAGACTTCCTTAAATATTCCGCCCCGGCAACGGTTCTGCCTACCTTTATAAACGGATTTTCTGTAAAGGCTTTCGGCGCTTCATCGCTGCTGAATGCGTTGCAGAAATCTGCAGAAGATAATGACCACGTGTTGGTGATGATCCAGATGATTGGTGGTAATGATGGTCTTAATATGATCGTTCCGCTGGATGTGTACGCGGATTATCAGAATGCCCGTAAAAATATCGCTATCCCGGAAGGATCGGTATTGCCACTGGCCAACAATATTAAAACAGGTTTCCACCCTGCTATGACAGGGCTGCAGGAACTGTACGATAATGGTAAAGTATGTGTGATCCAGAGCGTAGGTTATCCCTCTCCGGATTATTCCCACTTCCGCGCAATGGATATCTGGATGAGCGGTTCTGATCAGAACCAGATCCTGGAAACCGGTTGGGCGGGTCGTTACCTGGAAACACAGTTCCCTGGCTTCCCTGACGCTTACGAAGGTGCTGAGCCCCTGGCTATTCAGATCGGTTCCCTCACTTCTCCGGTATTCCAGGGTAATGATGCAAATATGGCTGTGGCTATCTCCAGCTCTACCGACTTCTATAACCTGATCGAAGATATTAACGACCCTGTTCCCAATACCCACGCGGGTGTTGAGCTGGAATACGTGCGTCTGATCGCCAAACAGTCCAATAAATTTGCTGATGCCATCAAAAAGGCTGCTGCGAATGTTACTTCACAGAGCCCTTATCCTGACAACAGGCTGGCAGAGCAGCTGAAAATAGTAGCGCGCCTGGTAGCCGGTGGGTTGAAAACCCGCCTCTACATGGTAACGCATGCCTTCTTCGATACACATGCTAACCAGACGCAGTCAGGCGATACCACCAAAGGTGATCACGCAAACCTCCTGGGCCAGCTGTCGGATTCTATCAAGGCGTTTATGGACGACCTCACCAAGCTCAAGGCATCGCGCCGTGTAGTAGGCATGACCTTCTCTGAGTTCGGCCGTCGTATCAAATCCAATGGTAGTATGGGTACCGACCACGGTGCTGCTGCCCCGATGATCGTATTTGGCGATTATGTACTGCAGGGTGTGCTTGGATCTTCTCCCGACATTCCTACAGAAACCAATGTGGCCGACAATATGCCGATGCAGTACGACTTCCGTTCTGTATACGCCTCATTGCTGGAACAGTGGTTCTGCGTGGACAATGCAACACTCCAGACCATTCTCTTCAAGGATTATCAGCGTCTGCCTATCGTGAGCGGTATTGCCTGTGGCACCCTGACTAACATCGACGATGTGAATAATGGCAGCAATAACCTGATCACCAATTATCCGAATCCATTCGTGTCTACCACGACACTGAAATATAAGACAAGGGGTGGCCACACCATGGTCCAGGTCTTCGATACTATGGGCCGCCTGGTGGCAACGCCTGTCAATAAGATCCAGCCTGCCGGAGAATACAGCATCACCTTCGATAGCGGTAATCTCGCCAGCGGTATCTTTTACGCACGCCTGCAGAATGGTGTGTATCAGCATGTAAGATCGATGCTGAAAGTAAAGTATTAA